From the Daucus carota subsp. sativus chromosome 8, DH1 v3.0, whole genome shotgun sequence genome, one window contains:
- the LOC135148437 gene encoding uncharacterized protein LOC135148437 — protein MNEENSSGAGPSVQISPEMMLVLEEMRNMLKTIRGEQENTNTTKANTDRLEEQDRINNPEREGENKRRCTYKTFKDADPPVFKGDLDPHVANTWIKEMEKVIEISKCFDEQKVKFATHSLRGEAVYWWDTVKQTEDCSMMTWTRFKELFFDKYFPACMKNEMEMKFLGLKQEGMSVSEYLSKFLELSRFAPHQVNTEARKCQRFQEGLKPQIRERVSLLELEQFDKLVGKARIAEREYEARTQFFNNKKRGRETKLSPKSGYKKDNKKFQGMKKENFRENDRRTVAPECTKCGKRHGGEFCYRAVDDKVI, from the exons ATGAATGAAGAAAATAGTAGTGGCGCTGGACCTAGCGTACAAATTAGTCCTGAGATGATGTTGGTTTTGGAGGAAATGAGGAATATGTTGAAGACTATTAGGGGAGAGCAAGAAAATACAAATACAACTAAGGCGAATACTGATCGTTTGGAAGAACAAGATCGTATAAATAATCCAGAGCGAGAAGGTGAGAATAAACGAAGGTGTACTTACAAGACCTTTAAGGATGCTGATCCCCCGGTATTTAAAGGAGATTTAGATCCACATGTTGCGAATACATGGATAAAGGAAATGGAGAAAGTGATAGAAATTTCTAAATGCTTTGATGAACAAAAGGTGAAATTCGCAACACACTCTTTAAGGGGAGAAGCTGTATATTGGTGGGACACTGTTAAACAGACAGAAGATTGTTCAATGATGACTTGGACGAGGTTTAAGGAGTTgttctttgataaatatttccctgcgtgtatgaaaaatgagatgGAGATGAAGTTTTTAGGATTGAAGCAAGAAGGAATGTCTGTGTCAGAATACTTGTCAAAGTTTTTGGAGCTTTCTAGGTTTGCCCCTCATCAGGTTAATACTGAAGCTAGGAAATGTCAGAGGTTTCAGGAGGGACTGAAACCTCAAATTAGAGAAAGGGTCTCTTTGTTGGAACTAGAGCAATTTGATAAGTTGGTTGGAAAAGCTAGGATAGCAGAAAGGGAATATGAAGCTCGCACTCAATTTTTCAACAATAAGAAAAGGGGAAGGGAGACAAAACTAAGTCCTAAATCAGGGTATAAGAAAGATAATAAGAAATTTCAAGGGATGAAGAAAGAGAATTTCCGGGAAAATGATAGGAGAACGGTAGCACCTGAGTGTACGAAATGTGGAAAGAGGCATGGTGGTGAATTTTGCTATCGAG CTGTGGACGACAAGGTCATTTAG